In Desulfarculaceae bacterium, the following are encoded in one genomic region:
- a CDS encoding MerR family transcriptional regulator — MEIPDKPYLRIGEVARLLGTHTHVLRYWESCFPQLKPVRAASGQRLFHPSDLETLLIIKTLLHEEGYTIAGAKKRLDELSGEGAPEERAGMVDQIKGELSDILKMLD, encoded by the coding sequence TTGGAAATACCTGACAAGCCATATCTGCGCATAGGCGAAGTGGCCCGCTTGCTGGGCACCCACACCCATGTGCTGCGCTACTGGGAAAGCTGCTTTCCCCAGCTCAAGCCGGTGCGCGCGGCCAGCGGCCAGCGCCTGTTCCATCCCTCCGACCTGGAGACCCTTTTGATCATCAAGACCCTCCTGCACGAGGAGGGCTACACCATCGCCGGGGCCAAGAAGCGCCTGGACGAGCTCTCCGGCGAGGGCGCGCCCGAGGAGCGGGCGGGCATGGTGGATCAGATCAAGGGCGAGCTGAGCGACATCCTAAAAATGTTGGATTAG
- the pheS gene encoding phenylalanine--tRNA ligase subunit alpha, whose product MQQELIELKNQALAEVSDAGSEDALEQLNTRYLGRKGLLTGLLRKTGTLPPEERPAFGQLANQVKNELAQAFSEAAARLSAAGRAVAWRPGVDATLPGIRPRRGRLHPITQTERLILEVFNRMGFQVVETPEVELDWYCFEALNMPPDHPARDMQDTFYISDQVVLRTHTSSAQIRTMEKVKPPLRIVCPGKAFRRDSDATHTPMFHQVEGLMVGEDITFAEYKGVIINFVHQVFGPDVPVRFRPSFFPFTEPSAEVDIGCVVCKGEGCRVCSQTGWLEILGSGMVDPNVFKNVGYDPDKVTGFAFGMGIERIAMLRWGIDDLRMFYDNDLRFIRQF is encoded by the coding sequence ATGCAGCAGGAGCTGATCGAGCTAAAGAACCAGGCCCTGGCCGAGGTGTCCGACGCGGGCAGCGAGGACGCCCTGGAGCAGCTGAACACCCGTTATCTGGGACGCAAGGGCCTGCTCACCGGACTGCTGCGCAAGACCGGCACCCTGCCCCCCGAGGAGCGCCCCGCCTTCGGGCAGCTGGCCAACCAGGTCAAGAACGAGCTGGCACAGGCTTTCAGCGAGGCCGCCGCGCGTCTGAGCGCGGCCGGCCGCGCCGTGGCCTGGCGCCCGGGGGTGGACGCCACCCTGCCGGGCATCCGGCCCCGCCGGGGACGGCTGCATCCCATCACCCAGACCGAGCGCCTCATCCTGGAGGTCTTCAACCGCATGGGTTTCCAGGTGGTGGAGACCCCGGAGGTGGAGCTGGACTGGTATTGCTTCGAAGCCCTGAACATGCCCCCGGACCACCCGGCCCGGGACATGCAGGACACCTTCTACATCTCCGACCAGGTGGTGCTTCGCACCCACACCTCCTCGGCCCAGATACGCACCATGGAGAAGGTCAAGCCCCCCTTGCGCATCGTGTGCCCGGGCAAGGCCTTCCGGCGCGATTCCGACGCCACCCACACCCCCATGTTCCACCAGGTGGAGGGGCTGATGGTGGGCGAGGACATCACCTTCGCAGAGTACAAGGGCGTGATCATCAACTTCGTGCACCAGGTTTTCGGCCCCGACGTGCCGGTGCGCTTCCGCCCCAGCTTCTTCCCCTTCACCGAGCCCAGCGCCGAGGTAGACATCGGCTGCGTGGTGTGCAAGGGCGAGGGCTGCCGGGTGTGCAGCCAGACCGGCTGGTTGGAGATCCTGGGCTCGGGCATGGTGGACCCCAACGTCTTCAAGAACGTGGGCTACGATCCCGACAAGGTGACCGGCTTCGCCTTCGGCATGGGCATCGAGCGCATTGCCATGCTTCGCTGGGGCATTGACGACCTCCGGATGTTCTACGACAACGACCTTCGTTTCATCCGCCAGTTTTAG
- the pheT gene encoding phenylalanine--tRNA ligase subunit beta has product MLVPLNWLRDFVDFDLSAQDLADLLTNAGLEVDGVIDRFTGLKKVISAKVLAVEPHPNADRLRLAKVDCGNGETETLVCGAPNLEAGMITPMAQVGAVLGEDEIEVTKAKIRGVVSCGMLCSERDLGLSDDHSGLMKLDPDVELGRELADLLNLETQVLEISITPNRGDALSVLGVARDVAALLNKPLKLPPCEPTEQQPGIEGQAVIEVHDAQACPRYTGRLVKDVKIGPSPLWMRDRLMACGVRPISNVVDVTNYVLLELGQPLHAFDFAQVAGRKIVVKMAAEGEKFVTLDGQERTLKGSDLLICDADRAVGLAGVMGGLNSEVTDDTTDVLIESAFFDPLTIRRTSKHLGLSTEAAYRFERGIDLEGCARANSRAALLMDELAGGQVAAGIIDAYPVPYQAPKIPLSVSRTAKFLGLPLDKDQVADPLKRLGLAVSDGPDQDAIVVEPPAVRTDLERPVDLYEEVARVVGYNNFPSVLPKAEIGAAPRPWPQRARGLARDAMAAQGLDEAITYSFAHPKAADQLGLTPDDPRRAIVKLMNPLSEDLSELRTSLLPGLLSAAARNLAHRVPDVGLFEVGRVFMDRPGETLPQETFRLGAVLAGLMAPASWYGGEVVASLSHIKGVAEYLAAALDLPGLAFELAEDAPPYLDPAEWCRLSLQGKPLGEMGRLSKRAAKAFDIDRPAYVLDLDFDLIAEMAVRLKEFKHLPRYPEVVRDVALVLNESVRAGDVLNAARAVDDPWLKSVEVFDLYRGKPLAKDQKSLGLRLTYQSEERTLTYEEVTPGYQALVDGLLAKFEATLRA; this is encoded by the coding sequence ATGCTCGTACCGCTCAATTGGTTGCGGGACTTCGTGGATTTTGACCTTTCGGCCCAAGACCTGGCCGATCTGTTGACCAACGCCGGCCTGGAAGTGGACGGGGTGATCGACCGATTTACCGGGCTCAAGAAGGTCATCTCCGCCAAGGTCCTGGCGGTCGAGCCCCATCCCAACGCCGACCGTTTGCGCCTGGCCAAGGTGGACTGCGGCAACGGGGAAACCGAGACCCTGGTCTGCGGGGCCCCCAACCTGGAAGCGGGCATGATCACGCCCATGGCCCAGGTGGGCGCGGTGTTGGGCGAGGACGAGATCGAGGTCACCAAGGCCAAGATTCGCGGCGTAGTCTCTTGCGGCATGCTCTGCTCCGAGCGCGACCTGGGCCTTAGCGACGATCACAGCGGGCTGATGAAACTGGACCCGGACGTGGAGCTGGGCCGCGAGCTGGCCGATCTGCTCAACCTGGAGACCCAGGTCCTGGAGATATCCATCACCCCCAACCGGGGCGATGCGCTCAGCGTGTTGGGCGTGGCCCGCGACGTGGCCGCCCTGTTGAACAAGCCCCTCAAGCTGCCCCCCTGCGAGCCTACCGAGCAGCAGCCGGGCATCGAGGGCCAGGCGGTGATCGAGGTGCACGACGCCCAGGCCTGCCCGCGCTACACCGGGCGTCTGGTCAAGGATGTAAAGATCGGCCCCTCGCCGCTGTGGATGCGCGACCGGCTCATGGCCTGCGGAGTGCGGCCCATCAGCAACGTGGTGGACGTGACCAACTACGTGCTCCTGGAGCTGGGCCAGCCCTTGCACGCTTTTGACTTCGCCCAGGTGGCCGGCCGCAAGATCGTGGTCAAGATGGCCGCCGAAGGCGAGAAGTTCGTGACCCTGGACGGCCAGGAGCGCACCCTCAAGGGCAGCGATCTCCTGATCTGCGACGCGGACCGGGCGGTGGGCCTGGCCGGAGTCATGGGCGGGCTCAACAGCGAGGTCACCGACGACACCACCGACGTGCTCATCGAAAGCGCCTTCTTCGATCCCCTGACCATCCGGCGCACCAGCAAGCACCTGGGGCTGAGCACCGAGGCGGCCTACCGCTTCGAGCGTGGCATCGACCTGGAGGGCTGCGCCCGGGCCAATAGCCGCGCCGCTCTGCTCATGGACGAGCTGGCCGGGGGCCAGGTGGCCGCCGGGATCATCGACGCCTACCCGGTTCCCTACCAGGCGCCCAAGATTCCCCTGAGCGTGAGCCGCACCGCCAAGTTCCTGGGCCTGCCCCTGGACAAGGACCAGGTAGCCGATCCCCTCAAGCGCCTGGGCTTGGCGGTCAGCGACGGACCGGACCAGGACGCCATCGTCGTGGAGCCGCCCGCGGTGCGCACCGACCTGGAGCGCCCGGTGGACCTCTACGAAGAGGTAGCCCGGGTGGTGGGCTACAACAACTTCCCCTCCGTGCTGCCCAAGGCCGAGATCGGGGCCGCGCCCCGGCCCTGGCCCCAGCGCGCCCGGGGCCTGGCCCGCGACGCCATGGCCGCCCAGGGCCTGGACGAGGCCATCACCTATTCCTTCGCCCACCCCAAGGCGGCGGACCAGCTGGGACTAACGCCCGACGACCCCCGCCGAGCCATCGTCAAGCTGATGAACCCGCTGAGCGAGGACCTCTCGGAGCTCCGCACCAGCCTGCTGCCCGGCCTGCTCAGCGCCGCCGCGCGCAACCTGGCCCACCGGGTGCCCGACGTGGGCCTGTTCGAGGTGGGCCGCGTGTTCATGGACCGCCCGGGCGAGACCCTGCCCCAGGAGACCTTCCGCCTGGGCGCGGTGCTGGCCGGGCTCATGGCCCCGGCCTCCTGGTATGGCGGCGAGGTGGTGGCCAGCCTGAGTCACATCAAGGGCGTGGCCGAGTATCTGGCCGCCGCCCTGGACCTGCCCGGCCTGGCCTTCGAGCTGGCCGAGGACGCCCCGCCCTATCTGGACCCGGCCGAATGGTGCCGCCTGAGCTTGCAAGGCAAGCCCCTGGGCGAGATGGGCCGCCTGAGCAAGCGCGCTGCCAAGGCCTTTGACATCGACCGCCCGGCCTACGTGCTGGACCTGGACTTCGATCTCATCGCCGAGATGGCGGTGCGCCTCAAGGAGTTCAAGCACCTGCCCCGCTACCCCGAGGTGGTGCGCGACGTGGCCCTGGTGCTTAACGAATCGGTGCGCGCCGGCGACGTCTTGAACGCGGCCCGCGCCGTGGACGACCCCTGGCTCAAGTCGGTGGAGGTCTTCGACCTGTACCGGGGCAAGCCCCTGGCCAAGGATCAGAAGTCCCTGGGCCTGCGCCTGACCTATCAGTCCGAGGAGCGCACCCTCACCTACGAGGAGGTGACCCCGGGCTACCAGGCCTTGGTGGACGGCCTCCTGGCCAAGTTCGAGGCCACATTACGCGCCTAG
- a CDS encoding YihY/virulence factor BrkB family protein, giving the protein MARKKEQDWFDRTDRDILAWMWKSDHPWAGWRHVLLKPLKVAYLALRNSYLDRLPFQANALTFITLLGLVPALAISFSLAKGLGFADALNKLLINEYTASQAKVLEYIITYVQQTKVGTLGMVGLALLVITLVLTLSSVEETFNRIWEAPHGRAWARKFTDYLSVLIICPLLVLASTGLWAGLSSHSVVQWVLESAYVGPLAQFALKLGPLVLIMAAFVFLYLFLPNTRVPFTSALMAGIVAALLWWVVQSIYIKFQVGVSRYNAIYGGFASLPLFMVWLQVSWQVLLFGAELAHAHNLVKRGTPPKAITTHLNPAQREALALGIMQKVAQSFAVGNEPWSVTRLAEALRVPKGEVWSVVDDMERAGLVAELNLEDHVIPGRSVERILVCHVLGAVRGDLEEGREGGLRREDPALVELVGKVKAAEDQALGNLRLVDLAEIRPGNPVSCSPEQKPTEESA; this is encoded by the coding sequence TTGGCGCGCAAGAAAGAGCAAGACTGGTTCGACCGGACCGACCGCGATATCCTGGCCTGGATGTGGAAAAGCGACCACCCCTGGGCCGGGTGGCGGCACGTGCTGCTCAAGCCGCTCAAGGTGGCCTACCTGGCCCTGCGCAACTCCTATCTGGACCGCCTGCCTTTCCAGGCCAACGCGCTCACCTTCATCACCCTGCTGGGCCTGGTGCCCGCCCTGGCCATCAGCTTCTCCCTGGCCAAGGGCCTGGGCTTCGCCGATGCCCTGAACAAGCTCCTGATCAACGAGTACACCGCCAGCCAGGCCAAGGTGCTGGAGTACATAATCACCTATGTGCAGCAGACCAAGGTGGGCACCCTGGGCATGGTGGGTTTGGCCCTGTTGGTGATCACCCTGGTGCTCACCCTGTCCAGCGTGGAGGAGACCTTCAACCGCATCTGGGAGGCGCCCCACGGCCGCGCCTGGGCGCGCAAGTTCACCGACTACCTCTCGGTGCTGATCATCTGCCCTCTCTTGGTGCTGGCCTCCACCGGCCTGTGGGCGGGGCTCTCCTCTCATTCAGTAGTGCAGTGGGTGCTGGAGAGCGCCTACGTGGGGCCCCTGGCCCAGTTCGCCCTCAAGCTGGGGCCCCTGGTGCTCATAATGGCCGCCTTCGTGTTTTTGTATCTCTTTTTGCCCAACACCCGGGTGCCCTTCACCTCCGCCCTCATGGCCGGCATCGTGGCCGCCCTGCTGTGGTGGGTGGTGCAGAGCATCTACATCAAGTTCCAGGTGGGGGTCTCGCGCTACAACGCCATTTACGGCGGTTTCGCCTCGCTGCCCCTGTTCATGGTTTGGTTGCAGGTCAGCTGGCAGGTGCTATTGTTCGGGGCCGAGCTGGCCCACGCCCACAACCTGGTCAAGCGGGGCACCCCGCCCAAGGCCATCACCACCCACCTGAACCCGGCCCAGCGCGAGGCCTTGGCCCTGGGCATCATGCAGAAGGTGGCCCAGAGCTTCGCGGTGGGCAACGAGCCCTGGTCGGTGACCCGCCTGGCCGAGGCCCTGCGGGTGCCCAAGGGCGAGGTGTGGAGTGTGGTGGACGACATGGAGCGGGCCGGGCTGGTGGCCGAGCTGAACCTGGAGGACCACGTGATCCCGGGCCGCTCGGTGGAGCGCATCCTGGTGTGCCACGTTTTGGGCGCGGTGCGCGGCGACCTGGAAGAGGGCCGCGAGGGCGGACTTAGGCGCGAGGACCCGGCCCTGGTGGAGCTGGTGGGCAAGGTCAAGGCGGCCGAGGACCAGGCCCTGGGCAATCTGCGCCTGGTGGACCTGGCCGAGATCCGGCCCGGCAATCCCGTTTCCTGCTCCCCCGAGCAAAAGCCGACCGAGGAAAGCGCATGA